A section of the Hevea brasiliensis isolate MT/VB/25A 57/8 chromosome 17, ASM3005281v1, whole genome shotgun sequence genome encodes:
- the LOC110670176 gene encoding uncharacterized protein LOC110670176: MVSHITNMEDGGQFGGRALIVWFSGRLHSFTRDTWTCILTRCPYQCKIMQPGKGTLKILQCLRSLPMLQMLLQFGCKERYEIGSSGVISLKGQSERRNKCLNDFISLYGTVPLVSKNVKALDARREWFW; encoded by the exons ATGGTGTCCCACATTACAAATATGGAGGATGGTGGTCAGTTTGGTGGTAGGGCACTTATAGTATGGTTCTCTGGAAGGCTGCATTCTTTCACTAGAGATACCTGGACTTGTATACTCACGAGATGCCCCTATCAATGCAAGATTATGCAGCCAGGGAAAG GAACTTTGAAGATATTGCAATGTCTTCGTTCATTGCCAATGCTACAGATGCTCCTCCAATTTGGGTGTAAG GAAAGATATGAGATTGGATCATCAGGCGTAATTAGTCTGAAAGGGCAAAGTGAAAGGAGAAATAAATGCCTGAATGATTTCATTTCCCTATATGGGACCGTGCCTCTTGTTTCAAAAAATGTAAAAGCTCTAGATGCAAGACGAGAATGGTTCTGGTAG